One window from the genome of Acuticoccus sp. I52.16.1 encodes:
- a CDS encoding TIGR00730 family Rossman fold protein: MNGMNSVCVYCGSATGHDPRFAAAADELGTALARAEITLVYGGGSLGLMGRIAHKVLQEGGHVVGVIPRFLHDREVMLTDVTELIVTEDMHERKRLMFERADGFVALPGGIGTLEEVVEMMTWSQLGRHEKPIVLANVADFWSPLNAIINHMVDAGFIRPGWDVSYDVVDTISEVVPMLTERHEALAEERTPKEATLRRM; this comes from the coding sequence ATGAACGGTATGAACAGCGTCTGTGTCTACTGCGGGTCGGCCACCGGTCACGACCCGCGTTTTGCCGCCGCCGCGGACGAACTCGGCACCGCCCTCGCGCGGGCCGAGATCACGCTCGTCTACGGCGGTGGATCGCTCGGCCTCATGGGCCGCATCGCCCACAAGGTGTTGCAGGAGGGCGGCCACGTCGTCGGCGTGATCCCCCGCTTCCTGCACGACCGCGAGGTGATGCTGACCGACGTGACCGAGCTGATCGTCACCGAGGATATGCACGAGCGGAAGCGCCTCATGTTCGAGCGCGCGGACGGCTTCGTCGCCCTCCCCGGTGGGATCGGCACCCTGGAAGAGGTCGTCGAAATGATGACCTGGTCCCAGCTCGGCCGGCACGAGAAGCCCATCGTGCTCGCCAACGTGGCGGACTTCTGGAGCCCGCTCAACGCCATCATCAACCACATGGTCGACGCCGGCTTCATCCGCCCCGGATGGGACGTCTCCTACGATGTGGTCGACACCATCTCCGAAGTCGTGCCCATGCTGACCGAACGCCACGAGGCGCTCGCCGAAGAACGCACGCCCAAAGAGGCGACGCTGCGCCGGATGTGA
- a CDS encoding class I SAM-dependent methyltransferase — MRDENGWTASADAWIADMDGDTGDWSRRIVLDEPMTARALAATPRTMLDVGCGEGRFCRRLAGHGVATVGLDPMPAMVEAARARHPGGLYLAGHGERLPFADDAFDLVVAYLTLIDIDDHVGAVAEMARVLVPGGRILAANLSAHFTASDGGWTVGADGTPVFAIDRYFEARSAWFSWRGIHVKNWHRPMSATMDAFLGAGLTLTHFAEPQPRGDDATATRYRRVPWFVVMEWRKPR, encoded by the coding sequence ATGCGTGACGAAAACGGCTGGACCGCCTCCGCCGATGCCTGGATCGCCGACATGGACGGCGACACCGGCGACTGGAGCCGCCGCATCGTCCTCGATGAGCCGATGACCGCTCGCGCGCTCGCAGCCACGCCCAGGACGATGCTCGACGTCGGCTGTGGCGAGGGCCGCTTCTGCCGCCGCCTCGCCGGCCACGGCGTCGCGACCGTCGGCCTCGACCCGATGCCGGCGATGGTGGAGGCGGCCCGCGCACGCCACCCCGGCGGGCTCTACCTCGCCGGGCATGGCGAGCGTCTCCCCTTCGCGGACGACGCCTTCGACCTCGTCGTCGCCTACCTCACCCTGATCGACATCGACGACCACGTCGGCGCGGTCGCCGAGATGGCGCGCGTCCTGGTGCCGGGCGGACGGATCCTGGCCGCGAACCTCTCGGCCCATTTCACCGCCAGCGACGGCGGTTGGACCGTGGGCGCCGACGGCACCCCCGTCTTCGCCATCGACCGGTACTTCGAGGCGCGCTCCGCGTGGTTCTCCTGGCGCGGGATCCATGTGAAGAACTGGCACCGGCCGATGAGCGCCACCATGGACGCCTTCCTCGGCGCCGGCCTCACCCTCACCCACTTCGCCGAGCCGCAGCCCCGCGGCGACGACGCCACCGCGACGCGCTACCGGCGCGTCCCGTGGTTCGTCGTCATGGAGTGGCGCAAGCCTCGATGA
- the cysS gene encoding cysteine--tRNA ligase, with translation MDIALYDTRSRAKAPFVPRDPGDVRMYVCGPTVYDFAHIGNARPIIVFDVLFRLLRATYGAANVTYVRNVTDVDDKINARAAERGISIRDLTEATLADFHADIAAIGCLPPTVEPRATDNIAEMRSLIERLVERGHAYVADGHVLFAVGSFDGYGALSKRSLDEMLAGARVEVAPYKRDAMDFVLWKPSAPGEPGWPSPAGIEGEGRPGWHIECSAMAHRYLGEEFDIHGGGIDLAFPHHENERAQTCAAFGHPEMARVWMHNGFLQVEGRKMAKSEGNFITIRDALAMADGDTLRLAMLMTQYRQPIDWTERRLDEARTMTRAWAAAESADGPPDAAVLAALGDDLNTPLAVTRLAEMARAKAPGLAASVALLGIDLARVRAAQEAVEADRAAGLTIDVEALIAERVAARAAKDFARADRIRDELVAAGIVLMDGKDAEGKLVTTWTFGAS, from the coding sequence ATCGACATCGCCCTCTACGACACGCGCAGCCGCGCCAAGGCCCCCTTCGTCCCCCGTGACCCCGGGGATGTGCGGATGTATGTCTGCGGGCCGACGGTCTATGACTTTGCCCATATCGGCAACGCGCGGCCGATCATCGTCTTCGACGTGCTGTTCCGTCTGCTGCGGGCCACATACGGCGCGGCGAACGTGACTTACGTGCGCAACGTCACGGACGTGGACGACAAGATCAACGCCCGCGCGGCCGAGCGCGGCATCTCCATCCGCGACCTGACCGAGGCGACCCTCGCCGACTTCCATGCCGACATCGCCGCCATCGGCTGCCTGCCGCCGACGGTGGAGCCGCGCGCGACCGACAACATCGCCGAGATGCGCAGCTTGATCGAGCGGCTGGTCGAGCGTGGCCACGCCTATGTGGCGGACGGGCACGTCCTCTTCGCGGTGGGCTCGTTCGATGGCTACGGCGCGCTGTCGAAGCGCTCGCTGGACGAGATGCTGGCGGGCGCGCGGGTCGAGGTCGCGCCCTACAAACGCGATGCGATGGACTTCGTGTTGTGGAAACCGTCCGCGCCGGGCGAACCGGGGTGGCCGAGCCCCGCCGGGATCGAGGGCGAGGGGCGGCCGGGCTGGCACATCGAGTGCTCGGCGATGGCGCACCGCTACCTCGGCGAAGAGTTCGACATCCACGGCGGCGGTATCGATCTCGCCTTCCCGCACCACGAGAACGAGCGGGCGCAGACGTGCGCCGCGTTCGGCCATCCGGAGATGGCGCGGGTGTGGATGCACAACGGCTTCCTCCAGGTGGAGGGGCGCAAGATGGCCAAGTCCGAGGGCAATTTCATCACCATCCGCGACGCGCTCGCCATGGCGGACGGCGACACGCTGCGCCTCGCGATGCTGATGACGCAGTACCGCCAGCCGATCGACTGGACCGAGCGCCGCCTCGACGAGGCGCGCACGATGACGCGCGCCTGGGCCGCGGCCGAAAGCGCCGACGGGCCGCCGGACGCCGCCGTGCTCGCCGCTCTCGGCGACGACCTCAACACCCCGCTCGCCGTGACGCGGCTCGCCGAGATGGCCCGCGCCAAGGCGCCGGGGCTCGCCGCGAGCGTGGCGCTGCTGGGCATCGACCTCGCCCGCGTGCGCGCCGCGCAGGAGGCCGTCGAGGCGGATCGCGCGGCCGGCTTGACGATCGACGTCGAGGCACTGATCGCCGAGCGGGTCGCCGCCCGCGCCGCGAAGGACTTCGCCCGCGCCGACCGGATCCGCGACGAGCTGGTCGCCGCCGGAATCGTGCTGATGGACGGCAAGGACGCCGAGGGCAAGCTGGTCACCACCTGGACCTTCGGCGCGTCCTGA
- a CDS encoding YqaE/Pmp3 family membrane protein: protein MDVVRVLLAILLPPLGVFLQVGIGLQFWLNILLTLLGYIPGIIHAVWVIARR from the coding sequence ATGGACGTCGTTCGCGTACTGCTGGCAATTTTGCTGCCGCCGCTGGGTGTCTTTCTGCAGGTCGGTATTGGACTTCAGTTCTGGCTGAACATCCTGCTGACGCTGCTGGGCTACATCCCGGGCATCATCCACGCGGTGTGGGTCATCGCACGCCGGTAA